A genomic region of Saccopteryx bilineata isolate mSacBil1 chromosome 1, mSacBil1_pri_phased_curated, whole genome shotgun sequence contains the following coding sequences:
- the TIMM29 gene encoding mitochondrial import inner membrane translocase subunit Tim29 yields MAAAALKRLWSRSSGDTGDAAAAKPGVWTRLGVWARALLRDYAEACGDAAAAARTRPGRAAVYLGLLGGTAACCALAPSEAAFEEALLDASGTLLLLTPATRNRDSEAYVQQLLWLRGRGRLRHVNLGLCSLVYEAPYDAQASLYQARCRYLQPRLVEFPDRILDVGFVGRWWVLGARMHDCDINDEEFLHLPAHLRVVGPHQLHSEANERLFDEKYQPIVLTDDQVDQALWEEQVLQKEKKDKLALSQVDSLVQRAPDETQ; encoded by the exons ATGGCGGCAGCCGCTCTGAAAAGACTTTGGTCGCGAAGCAGCGGAGATACAGGGGACGCGGCAGCCGCGAAACCAGGCGTGTGGACGAGGTTAG GCGTGTGGGCCCGCGCGCTCCTGCGGGACTACGCGGAGGCTTGCGGGgacgcggcggcggcggcgcggacCCGGCCAGGGCGGGCGGCCGTGTATTTGGGGTTGCTGGGCGGCACGGCGGCCTGCTGCGCTCTGGCGCCGAGCGAAGCAGCCTTTGAGGAGGCGCTGCTCGATGCGTCCGGGACCCTCCTGCTGCTGACGCCTGCCACGCGAAACCGCGACTCCGAAGCGTACGTGCAGCAGCTGCTTTGGCTGCGGGGCCGCGGGCGCCTGCGCCATGTGAACCTGGGCCTTTGCTCGCTGGTGTACGAAGCGCCCTACGACGCCCAGGCCAGCCTCTACCAGGCCCGCTGCCGCTACTTGCAGCCCCGTTTAGTCGAGTTCCCGGACCGGATCCTGGACGTGGGCTTCGTAGGCCGCTGGTGGGTGTTGGGAGCTCGGATGCACGATTGCGACATCAACGACGAGGAGTTCCTCCACCTGCCGGCACATTTGCGTGTTGTTGGGCCCCACCAGCTGCATTCCGAAGCCAATGAGCGGCTTTTCGATGAGAAGTATCAGCCCATCGTGCTCACCGACGATCAGGTGGACCAGGCACTCTGGGAGGAGCAGGTCttgcagaaggaaaagaaggacaaGCTGGCCCTGAGCCAGGTCGACTCGCTAGTGCAGAGGGCCCCAGATGAAACCCAGTGA